The following proteins are co-located in the Aurantiacibacter atlanticus genome:
- a CDS encoding NAD-dependent epimerase/dehydratase family protein, protein MTGSACLVTGAAGFIGSHLVRALVARGDMVHAVVRSGSSLDRLEDISDQIVLHRFDLADGDALAACLQQAVPQKVFHLAASTRDAGAPDPASLAAGVADYLDPLFTLLSQLSNALSPPLVMVRTGTIAEYGLAPTPYREDLRECPQTPYGARMLAGTHHIEMLAKTLGFPVITARLALTYGKGQSPSFLLPALIDACANGKPITINRPDDRRDLIHVDDVIEALILLSDQRPDGCETVNVATGRALSMRHLASLVVGAMKSDPALVSFGEQQLGGQQSILCADTTKAQRELGWQARIALEDGLRKLVRKESHDAETEGLRHAAV, encoded by the coding sequence ATGACCGGCTCTGCCTGCCTTGTCACTGGCGCCGCCGGTTTCATCGGATCGCATCTTGTGCGTGCGCTGGTTGCACGTGGTGATATGGTGCATGCAGTGGTGCGTTCAGGCTCCTCGCTTGACCGGCTTGAAGATATTTCGGACCAGATCGTGCTGCATCGGTTCGACCTTGCTGATGGAGATGCGCTGGCCGCATGCCTGCAGCAAGCTGTGCCGCAAAAAGTGTTCCATCTTGCCGCATCGACACGCGATGCGGGCGCGCCGGATCCCGCCTCATTGGCCGCAGGCGTGGCAGATTATCTCGATCCGCTATTCACCCTTTTGAGCCAGCTTTCGAACGCGCTCAGCCCGCCTTTGGTCATGGTGCGCACAGGAACAATTGCCGAATATGGGCTTGCCCCAACGCCCTATCGGGAAGATCTCCGGGAATGCCCTCAGACGCCATATGGCGCACGCATGCTGGCAGGCACACATCATATTGAAATGCTTGCCAAAACGCTTGGATTTCCTGTGATCACAGCGCGCCTTGCGCTGACCTATGGGAAGGGGCAGTCGCCAAGTTTCCTCTTGCCTGCGCTGATTGACGCATGCGCAAATGGAAAGCCTATTACCATCAATCGGCCGGATGACCGACGCGATCTGATCCATGTCGACGATGTTATTGAGGCTCTTATTCTCCTTTCTGATCAACGCCCTGATGGATGTGAGACCGTGAATGTCGCTACAGGCAGAGCGCTCTCCATGCGCCATCTTGCCAGCCTCGTTGTAGGGGCAATGAAGAGCGACCCGGCGCTTGTTTCATTTGGCGAGCAACAGCTGGGCGGTCAGCAATCGATCCTGTGTGCCGACACGACAAAGGCCCAGCGCGAACTGGGATGGCAGGCCCGCATTGCGCTCGAAGATGGTCTGCGAAAGCTTGTAAGAAAAGAGAGCCACGATGCTGAGACAGAGGGACTTCGCCATGCAGCAGTCTGA
- a CDS encoding class I SAM-dependent methyltransferase → MLDPVSANRTKGATLETCRACKADDPYLFLAYGKHSPAQMLIRQDDLDKEQPSFPLNAQVCLECGLIEVADQIPENFFRHYLYVPSGAATMHSHFDEFSSVLAERAGEDGLIVDIGSNDGLLLAACNSRGCTTLGIDPAANIAELAAEKGVRTHIDYFHPASATQVRDTYGPARVISTTNTFNHIGDLHTFMEATCILLAEDGTFVIEVPRAKEMVERAEFDNMYHEHVSEFSLLSIMKLGAFCGLEVTDAKRLPGIHGGSMRIFLTRKSAHVPAEPIVADMLAEETACGMLDKATYDQGVMAFDETGEILRSMLDELKAGGKKIAGYGASARGNTLITYFGIDNKYLDFLVDKNPLKHGLYSPNTRIAVRPVEAIEEEQPDILFMLAWNFFDEIYEQQAEFRARGGKFLVPLPTPRLVG, encoded by the coding sequence ATGCTTGATCCCGTTTCCGCCAACCGGACGAAGGGTGCCACGCTCGAAACCTGCCGCGCGTGCAAGGCTGACGATCCCTATCTGTTTCTTGCCTATGGCAAGCACTCACCCGCACAGATGCTGATCCGGCAGGATGATCTGGACAAGGAGCAGCCATCCTTCCCACTCAATGCGCAGGTCTGTCTTGAATGTGGCTTGATTGAAGTGGCCGATCAGATCCCGGAAAATTTCTTTCGCCACTATCTCTACGTTCCTTCGGGTGCGGCAACCATGCACAGCCATTTCGATGAGTTTTCATCGGTGTTGGCAGAACGTGCCGGCGAGGATGGGTTGATCGTCGATATCGGTAGCAATGACGGGTTGTTGCTGGCCGCCTGCAACTCGCGCGGCTGCACGACGTTGGGGATCGATCCGGCTGCCAATATCGCTGAACTCGCGGCCGAAAAGGGCGTGCGCACTCATATCGATTATTTCCACCCCGCCTCGGCAACCCAAGTGCGCGATACCTATGGCCCGGCCAGGGTTATTTCGACCACCAATACATTCAACCATATTGGCGACCTGCACACTTTCATGGAGGCGACCTGCATCCTTTTGGCAGAAGACGGCACGTTCGTGATCGAGGTCCCCCGCGCCAAGGAAATGGTCGAGCGTGCCGAATTCGACAATATGTATCATGAGCATGTCTCAGAATTCAGCCTGTTATCGATCATGAAACTGGGCGCTTTTTGCGGGCTTGAAGTGACCGATGCGAAACGGCTGCCCGGCATTCACGGCGGATCGATGCGGATATTCCTGACCCGCAAATCTGCACACGTTCCGGCAGAGCCCATCGTTGCAGACATGCTGGCCGAAGAGACGGCATGTGGCATGCTCGACAAGGCTACGTATGATCAGGGCGTTATGGCGTTCGATGAAACGGGCGAGATCCTTCGGTCCATGCTTGATGAGCTGAAAGCCGGCGGCAAGAAAATCGCAGGGTATGGTGCTTCTGCAAGGGGCAACACGCTGATCACCTATTTCGGGATCGACAACAAATATCTCGATTTCCTTGTCGACAAGAATCCTCTCAAACACGGGCTGTATTCCCCGAACACGCGGATAGCTGTTCGTCCGGTGGAAGCTATCGAGGAAGAGCAGCCCGATATATTGTTCATGCTGGCATGGAATTTCTTCGACGAGATTTACGAACAGCAGGCCGAATTCCGCGCGCGGGGCGGAAAATTCCTCGTCCCGCTGCCTACGCCGCGACTTGTGGGATAA
- a CDS encoding sugar transferase, translated as MSRLIALILLVMLAPLLAAIWLSVVLSVGRPAMFRQRRSALHGQTFTILKFRSMTDERDARGELLPDDDRTTAIGRLLRRTRLDELPGLINVMRGEMNFVGPRPLLPETITDLGEAGARRGEVKPGLTGWAQVNGNTLLSLQQKVDLDLWYAANKNVALDARILLRTIWVMIGGERLSPASSPPAAR; from the coding sequence GTGTCGCGCCTTATTGCCTTGATATTGTTGGTGATGCTTGCGCCGCTTCTGGCGGCGATCTGGCTGTCGGTGGTTTTGTCTGTGGGCAGGCCGGCGATGTTCAGACAACGCCGTTCTGCACTTCACGGGCAGACTTTCACGATTTTGAAATTCCGTTCGATGACCGATGAACGCGATGCGCGCGGTGAACTGCTGCCAGACGATGACCGCACGACCGCGATTGGCAGGCTGCTACGGCGCACCCGACTGGACGAGCTGCCCGGCCTTATCAATGTCATGCGTGGGGAAATGAACTTTGTCGGTCCGCGCCCGCTATTGCCTGAAACCATCACGGACCTTGGCGAAGCGGGTGCGCGCCGGGGCGAAGTGAAACCGGGCCTCACCGGCTGGGCGCAGGTGAACGGCAATACTTTGCTGAGCCTTCAGCAAAAGGTGGATTTGGACCTGTGGTATGCCGCCAACAAGAATGTCGCACTTGATGCGCGCATCCTGTTGCGCACGATATGGGTGATGATCGGCGGTGAACGCCTGTCCCCTGCATCAAGCCCGCCAGCTGCGCGTTAG
- the rfbG gene encoding CDP-glucose 4,6-dehydratase — MSEGYDLDRQLRHIFAGAKVLVTGHTGFKGGWLALWLHMLGADVRGVALPPDPDRSLFASLDLENLVEHRVADIRDEAQYAAATEGFAADLVIHMAAQSLVRPSYEDPLGTFGTNVMGTATVLEQVRRNPSARGVIVVSSDKCYENNEWHWPYREVDPMGGADPYSASKGCTELVASSYRRSFFSSANGCQLASVRAGNVFGGGDWSQDRLVPDIVRANLAGTPVIIRNPASVRPWQHVLEPLSGYLELGARLLGAEAGEFAEGWNFGPSADAFVQVKDLARGMQNAWGDDAAAIEFGQSADDPHEATMLTLDSSKARKLLAWSPRLTTDQAIDLTASWYRAFTQSGTDMRQFTLRQIETYAGSQKTEAPSQEGNIICA, encoded by the coding sequence GTGTCTGAAGGTTACGATCTCGACCGGCAATTGCGCCATATTTTTGCAGGCGCGAAAGTGCTTGTTACTGGTCACACCGGCTTCAAGGGCGGCTGGCTGGCATTGTGGCTCCACATGCTGGGCGCAGATGTGCGCGGTGTGGCGCTACCACCTGACCCCGACCGGTCGCTTTTTGCCTCTCTCGATCTCGAAAATCTTGTCGAACATCGCGTAGCCGACATACGCGACGAGGCCCAATATGCAGCCGCTACGGAAGGTTTCGCGGCTGACCTTGTCATCCACATGGCGGCGCAATCGCTGGTCCGTCCGTCCTATGAAGACCCGCTGGGCACGTTCGGCACCAATGTCATGGGCACCGCCACGGTGCTGGAACAGGTGCGGCGCAACCCTTCTGCGCGGGGCGTCATCGTGGTTTCGAGCGACAAATGTTACGAGAATAACGAATGGCACTGGCCCTATCGCGAAGTCGATCCGATGGGCGGGGCAGATCCCTACAGCGCATCCAAGGGCTGCACCGAACTGGTGGCCAGCAGCTATCGCCGGTCCTTTTTCAGTAGCGCGAATGGCTGTCAATTAGCCAGCGTGAGGGCAGGCAATGTCTTTGGCGGCGGGGATTGGTCGCAAGACAGGCTCGTACCCGATATCGTGCGTGCAAACCTTGCGGGCACACCGGTCATCATCCGCAACCCGGCCAGCGTGCGTCCGTGGCAGCATGTGCTGGAGCCCTTGAGCGGCTATCTCGAACTGGGCGCAAGATTGCTTGGCGCGGAGGCTGGCGAATTTGCCGAAGGCTGGAATTTCGGCCCCAGCGCCGATGCCTTTGTGCAGGTGAAAGATCTTGCGCGCGGTATGCAGAACGCATGGGGCGATGATGCCGCAGCGATAGAATTTGGCCAAAGTGCCGATGATCCGCATGAAGCCACGATGCTGACGCTGGACAGCAGCAAGGCGCGCAAGCTCTTAGCCTGGTCCCCGCGACTGACAACAGATCAGGCGATCGACCTCACCGCATCCTGGTATCGTGCTTTTACACAGAGCGGCACCGATATGCGCCAGTTCACTCTGAGACAGATCGAGACATATGCGGGCAGCCAAAAGACAGAAGCGCCATCGCAGGAAGGCAATATAATATGCGCGTGA
- a CDS encoding GtrA family protein produces MNTELATIQRFILVGLLNTALGYFFILAALWFGAGDYRANAIGFALGLPISYALHRLWTFRPKHRASLGEIARYLMAFLISYGVNLAVITAGRMAGYSESPIVQGLAIATYAAVFYVITRLAVFRRPD; encoded by the coding sequence ATGAATACTGAACTGGCCACGATCCAGCGGTTCATACTTGTCGGACTGCTCAACACGGCTTTGGGCTATTTCTTCATCCTTGCAGCCCTGTGGTTTGGCGCAGGCGATTACCGCGCCAATGCAATCGGCTTCGCTCTTGGCCTGCCGATTTCCTATGCGCTTCACCGGTTATGGACTTTCCGCCCGAAGCACCGCGCAAGCCTGGGAGAAATAGCCCGCTACCTGATGGCATTCTTAATAAGTTACGGCGTCAATCTTGCCGTCATCACAGCAGGGCGCATGGCAGGCTATTCAGAAAGCCCGATTGTGCAGGGACTGGCCATAGCGACTTACGCTGCGGTGTTTTACGTCATCACGCGTCTTGCTGTATTTCGCCGGCCGGATTGA
- the rfbF gene encoding glucose-1-phosphate cytidylyltransferase, with translation MKVVLLAGGLGSRLAEETVRIPKPMVEVAGRPIMLHVMDIYDHWGQTDFIIACGYKAMSIKSFFNELHLMNNDFTIGIGNGEMDLRPTSNIDWRVSVVDTGHHTMTGGRLKRLRDWLDDEPFMVTYSDGVGNIDIEALMDFHKSHGKLATVTAVQPPARFGNLEMEDDKVVEFTEKVRKYETWINGGFFVFEPGVLDYLPGDEEPLEMAPLTNIARDGELMAYKHKGFWHPMDTIRDRDHLERLATSGSPPWMQFERERRNADARTARGPITTARLAGV, from the coding sequence ATGAAGGTAGTCTTGTTGGCAGGCGGACTTGGCTCCCGCCTCGCAGAAGAAACAGTCCGTATTCCAAAGCCCATGGTTGAGGTGGCTGGTCGCCCGATCATGCTCCACGTGATGGATATATACGACCACTGGGGACAGACGGATTTTATCATCGCGTGCGGTTATAAGGCGATGTCAATCAAGTCCTTCTTCAATGAACTGCATCTCATGAACAATGATTTCACCATCGGCATCGGCAATGGTGAAATGGATTTGCGGCCGACTTCCAATATCGATTGGCGGGTCTCTGTCGTCGATACGGGGCACCATACCATGACTGGCGGTCGCTTGAAGCGTCTTCGTGACTGGCTTGATGACGAGCCTTTCATGGTCACCTATTCCGATGGCGTCGGCAATATCGATATTGAGGCGCTGATGGACTTCCACAAGTCTCACGGCAAATTGGCAACGGTGACGGCGGTGCAGCCACCGGCGCGCTTCGGCAATCTGGAAATGGAAGATGACAAGGTCGTCGAATTTACGGAGAAAGTGCGCAAATACGAAACCTGGATCAATGGCGGGTTCTTCGTGTTTGAGCCGGGCGTGCTCGATTATCTGCCGGGCGATGAAGAGCCGCTTGAAATGGCGCCGCTGACCAACATTGCCCGCGATGGCGAATTGATGGCCTATAAGCATAAGGGCTTCTGGCACCCGATGGATACAATTCGGGATCGCGACCATCTTGAACGGCTGGCCACGTCAGGCTCGCCCCCGTGGATGCAGTTTGAACGGGAACGCCGCAATGCCGATGCAAGGACGGCACGAGGTCCAATCACAACAGCAAGGCTGGCCGGTGTCTGA
- a CDS encoding ATP-grasp domain-containing protein, producing the protein MIAGKYNLLVTSAGRRVGLIECFRKAAADLGIEIVVHACDLQPEISPACQLADHWFAVPRGDSPEYTAQLLEYCRTHQITALVPTIDPELLPLAIARDQFAAIGTFVHVSSPETIEIVRDKRKTMEELAKAGVPVPQSAKVEEIRDTLAQWDWPAFIKPISGSASRGIAIVEGPDQIAQSYPEPMLLQQYLQGPEYTINGYIDAKGELLCAIPHLRISIRAGEVEKGRTVKNPEFTRIAQDVAAAMPGARGAFCFQLIDDPKYGPKIFEINARFGGGYPLANHAGGRFAESVILESLGRPACATDQWRDGAMMLRYDAAVFQ; encoded by the coding sequence GTGATTGCCGGAAAATATAATTTGCTGGTGACTTCGGCAGGCAGGCGAGTTGGCCTGATCGAATGTTTCCGCAAGGCCGCTGCCGATCTCGGAATAGAGATAGTGGTGCATGCCTGCGATTTGCAGCCAGAGATCAGCCCGGCCTGCCAGCTTGCAGATCACTGGTTTGCCGTCCCGCGCGGTGACAGCCCGGAATATACCGCGCAATTGTTGGAATATTGCCGGACCCACCAGATCACTGCGCTGGTGCCCACTATCGATCCTGAATTATTGCCCTTGGCCATTGCACGTGATCAATTCGCCGCCATCGGCACTTTCGTCCATGTCTCGTCCCCTGAAACCATCGAAATCGTGAGGGACAAACGCAAGACCATGGAAGAGCTGGCAAAAGCCGGCGTACCAGTGCCCCAATCCGCCAAGGTGGAGGAGATACGCGACACGCTGGCCCAATGGGATTGGCCTGCCTTTATCAAACCCATATCGGGCAGCGCCAGCCGGGGCATCGCCATTGTGGAAGGCCCGGACCAAATCGCACAATCCTATCCTGAACCGATGCTACTCCAGCAATATCTCCAGGGTCCGGAATATACGATCAACGGATATATCGACGCAAAGGGTGAATTGCTTTGCGCCATTCCTCACCTGCGCATTTCGATCCGTGCAGGCGAAGTGGAAAAGGGGCGCACGGTCAAAAATCCCGAATTCACTCGGATCGCCCAAGATGTCGCGGCTGCAATGCCAGGTGCAAGAGGCGCCTTCTGCTTTCAATTGATCGATGACCCCAAATACGGCCCAAAAATCTTTGAGATCAATGCGCGCTTTGGCGGCGGCTACCCCCTTGCAAACCATGCCGGTGGGCGCTTTGCAGAAAGCGTGATTCTTGAATCGCTGGGCAGGCCAGCCTGCGCGACAGATCAATGGCGGGATGGTGCCATGATGCTCCGTTATGATGCAGCAGTTTTCCAGTAA
- a CDS encoding HAD family hydrolase: MMQQFSSNSMSAPVLVFDLDDTLYLERDFARSGFAALDDYLNSSRGLAGFAEACSRKFDAGIRGNIFNAALEELGCAEEDTFIHELVNLYRSHEPRISLADDARIFLDNNRQPLALITDGPAATQNAKIDGLGIRSTFGHIVTTGAWPKGFGKPHPRSFKQVMAWSGQKAGDHIYIADNPAKDFLAPRDLGWRTVQINREGRVHDPVPPSLAHCADNEIETLDQLAGVLAL, from the coding sequence ATGATGCAGCAGTTTTCCAGTAATTCCATGAGCGCACCGGTGCTGGTCTTTGACCTTGATGATACACTTTATCTCGAACGAGATTTCGCCCGCAGCGGGTTTGCAGCACTGGACGATTATCTCAATTCCTCGCGCGGTTTGGCCGGATTTGCAGAAGCCTGCAGCCGCAAATTTGATGCAGGTATACGTGGCAACATTTTCAACGCCGCGCTGGAAGAACTCGGCTGCGCGGAGGAAGACACGTTCATCCACGAACTGGTCAATCTTTACCGGTCGCATGAACCGCGAATTTCGCTGGCCGATGATGCGCGCATCTTTCTCGACAACAATCGCCAGCCGCTAGCTCTGATTACAGATGGGCCGGCAGCCACCCAGAATGCGAAGATTGACGGACTGGGCATAAGGTCCACGTTCGGACATATCGTGACAACCGGCGCCTGGCCGAAAGGGTTTGGCAAGCCGCACCCACGGTCATTCAAGCAGGTCATGGCATGGTCGGGCCAGAAGGCTGGGGATCACATCTATATTGCGGATAATCCGGCAAAGGATTTCCTCGCCCCGCGCGATCTTGGGTGGCGTACGGTGCAGATTAACCGCGAAGGCCGCGTTCACGATCCTGTCCCACCGTCCTTGGCGCATTGTGCTGACAATGAGATTGAAACGCTGGATCAGCTTGCAGGGGTCCTCGCCCTCTAA
- a CDS encoding glycosyltransferase family 4 protein — translation MQKSRGSTRNAQSEEGRMKNILFVTSGLGAGGAEKIIALLAQHWSDAGHKIAIASFDHAGDNTYHSFAASVALHRLGDEASSLRRGKFSKVADLVALRSLIRRERPDIVVSFLTKNNLLALVATIGTATKVVCCERNNPERQGAHAFWNLALSVAYRRASLIICQTAAVTRCIPHAVHDRIKVIPNPIKKWSFAHEEQSPPTLVAVGRLTHQKGFDMLIDAFASIAGKSKGWLLEIWGDGPDRSQLEAQIRGAGLEDRIALKGLSEEPGGWLKNAHIFVLPSRYEGFPNVLGEAMAAGLPVVSFDCDFGPSDMIRHNHNGMLVDPEDKTALAKAMSRCMAYAPLRKRLGQTAMESITQFSPANTLCAWDDALDEAMATPEKRQSNLVMRSVSAAK, via the coding sequence ATGCAGAAATCTCGCGGTTCAACCCGAAACGCACAGTCTGAAGAAGGGCGCATGAAGAACATCCTCTTTGTTACGAGCGGCCTTGGTGCCGGAGGTGCGGAAAAAATCATCGCGCTTCTGGCGCAACATTGGTCAGACGCTGGCCACAAGATTGCCATTGCGAGTTTTGATCATGCAGGGGACAACACCTATCACAGCTTCGCCGCGTCCGTTGCGCTGCATCGTTTGGGCGACGAGGCCTCTTCACTGCGGCGCGGCAAATTTTCTAAGGTGGCTGATCTGGTGGCGCTGCGATCCCTGATCAGGAGAGAACGTCCCGACATCGTGGTTTCATTCCTGACCAAGAATAATCTGCTTGCCCTTGTCGCCACGATTGGCACCGCCACAAAAGTTGTGTGTTGTGAAAGGAATAATCCCGAACGCCAGGGCGCTCATGCCTTCTGGAATTTGGCCCTGTCAGTCGCATACCGGCGCGCCAGTTTAATTATCTGTCAGACTGCCGCAGTAACGCGCTGCATACCGCATGCGGTGCATGATCGGATCAAGGTGATTCCCAATCCGATCAAGAAATGGTCTTTCGCGCATGAGGAACAATCGCCTCCGACGCTGGTGGCTGTAGGCCGCCTGACGCATCAGAAGGGCTTTGATATGTTGATCGATGCGTTTGCTTCGATCGCCGGGAAATCCAAAGGTTGGCTGCTGGAAATCTGGGGCGACGGTCCAGATCGCTCCCAACTTGAAGCTCAAATACGCGGTGCCGGGCTTGAAGACCGCATCGCCCTGAAAGGATTGAGTGAAGAGCCGGGCGGCTGGCTGAAGAACGCCCATATATTCGTGCTCCCGTCCCGTTATGAAGGATTTCCCAATGTCCTGGGCGAGGCGATGGCAGCAGGTCTGCCAGTCGTTTCCTTCGATTGCGATTTCGGGCCATCAGATATGATCCGCCACAATCACAACGGGATGCTGGTTGACCCGGAAGACAAAACCGCACTTGCAAAAGCAATGTCACGCTGCATGGCCTACGCACCGCTCAGAAAAAGGCTTGGCCAGACTGCCATGGAATCCATTACTCAATTTTCCCCCGCCAACACGCTTTGCGCCTGGGATGATGCGCTTGATGAAGCGATGGCAACACCTGAAAAACGCCAATCCAACCTGGTCATGCGCAGCGTGAGCGCCGCCAAGTGA
- a CDS encoding DegT/DnrJ/EryC1/StrS family aminotransferase, with protein sequence MRVNYGQTVHGEEEIAAVVEVLRTSTQMGPKVREMQEKVSALFAKKHGIMVNSGSSANYLAMELLELPEGSEVITPSLTFATTVAPIVRNKLVPAFVDAEEGTYNIDAAKIEAMIGPKTKAMMIPSLIGNLPDWDRIRQLADAHNLMVIEDSADTLGATINGTSSGTRSEISTTSFYGSHVINAGGNGGMLCVNDDDLARRGLLLRSWGRTSSLYVDSESIEKRFNVEVDGISYDAKFLFDELGYNVEPSEMGAAFGLVQLGKLENNISAREHNFARQYEFFRRYEDWFILPRQLEGSRTGWLSFPLTIRPDAPFNRREMQIWLEERDIQTRPVFTGNILRQPAMKGIEVATSFEGYGISDAVMRGGILLACHHGLDEAQIDYMHECFDSFAASQRSTPAQEIANA encoded by the coding sequence ATGCGCGTGAATTATGGTCAGACAGTCCACGGTGAGGAAGAAATTGCCGCCGTGGTCGAAGTTCTTCGCACGTCGACGCAGATGGGCCCCAAAGTGCGCGAAATGCAGGAAAAGGTTTCTGCACTATTCGCCAAAAAGCACGGAATCATGGTGAATTCCGGTTCTTCGGCCAATTATCTCGCGATGGAATTGCTCGAACTGCCCGAAGGTAGCGAAGTCATCACGCCTTCACTCACCTTTGCCACAACAGTGGCACCCATTGTGCGCAATAAGCTGGTGCCCGCCTTTGTCGACGCAGAAGAAGGCACATACAATATCGATGCTGCCAAGATCGAAGCGATGATCGGCCCGAAGACCAAGGCGATGATGATTCCTTCGCTGATCGGCAATCTGCCTGACTGGGACCGTATCCGCCAATTGGCCGATGCGCATAATCTGATGGTGATCGAAGACAGCGCCGATACATTGGGTGCAACGATAAATGGCACCAGCAGCGGCACACGATCCGAAATCAGCACGACTAGTTTCTATGGCTCGCACGTGATCAATGCGGGCGGCAATGGCGGAATGCTGTGCGTCAATGATGATGATCTTGCGCGGCGTGGACTGCTGCTGCGATCATGGGGGCGTACATCCTCGCTTTATGTCGATTCCGAGAGCATTGAAAAGCGCTTCAACGTCGAAGTGGATGGCATCAGCTATGATGCCAAATTCCTGTTTGACGAGCTGGGTTATAATGTCGAACCTTCAGAAATGGGCGCGGCTTTCGGGCTGGTGCAGCTCGGCAAGCTGGAGAACAATATATCCGCCCGCGAACACAATTTCGCGCGGCAGTATGAATTCTTCAGACGTTATGAAGACTGGTTCATCCTGCCCCGCCAGCTTGAAGGTTCCCGAACGGGCTGGCTTTCCTTCCCTCTCACCATTCGGCCCGACGCGCCTTTCAACCGCCGTGAGATGCAGATCTGGCTGGAAGAGCGGGACATTCAGACGCGCCCCGTCTTCACCGGGAACATTTTGCGCCAACCGGCGATGAAAGGCATTGAAGTTGCCACATCGTTCGAAGGGTATGGCATTTCCGATGCGGTGATGCGCGGCGGAATATTGCTCGCCTGCCATCATGGTCTCGACGAAGCGCAAATCGATTACATGCACGAATGCTTTGATAGCTTCGCCGCCAGCCAGAGATCCACCCCCGCACAGGAGATTGCCAATGCTTGA
- a CDS encoding glycosyltransferase family 2 protein: MLRQRDFAMQQSEKTLVSVLVPAFNEEATIERAYDTIVKAFEGLEDYDYEIIFSDNHSSDRTFGLLEKLARKDPRLKAIRLSRNYGYQRSLLRLYKAASGDCAVQLDCDLQDPPELIPEMLARWREGHQVVYGIRRSLQDGFFTAMARRVFYRFVRAISHDDLPLNAGEFRLVDKVILTELQQVNDTTPYLRGLISAMGFSQVGIEYDRADRIAGESKFPLKSMIMLAVDGVLNHSLLPLRLASIAGLVIGLLSFLLTFGYLLGSLVLGQEWPAGFATTTILLLMSISINAIFMGIIGEYLGRIFLQSKSSSQPIVQTSLNFTERKINPAGEIQQDA, encoded by the coding sequence ATGCTGAGACAGAGGGACTTCGCCATGCAGCAGTCTGAGAAAACGCTGGTGTCGGTTCTCGTTCCCGCCTTCAATGAAGAGGCAACTATTGAACGTGCCTACGACACTATCGTAAAGGCATTCGAGGGGCTGGAAGATTATGATTACGAGATCATTTTCTCGGACAATCACTCTTCCGATCGCACCTTCGGCCTGCTCGAAAAGCTTGCCCGAAAGGACCCGAGGCTCAAAGCCATTCGCTTGTCGCGCAATTATGGATACCAGCGCTCGCTATTGCGGCTCTACAAGGCGGCGAGCGGTGATTGCGCGGTGCAGCTGGATTGCGATCTTCAGGATCCGCCCGAACTCATACCCGAAATGCTGGCTCGATGGCGTGAAGGCCATCAAGTTGTCTATGGCATTCGCCGCAGTCTTCAGGACGGCTTTTTCACCGCCATGGCGCGGCGCGTTTTCTACCGCTTCGTGCGTGCCATCAGCCATGATGATTTGCCGCTGAATGCAGGCGAATTCCGGTTGGTAGACAAGGTCATCCTAACAGAACTACAACAGGTCAACGACACCACGCCCTACCTGCGCGGACTGATCAGCGCGATGGGCTTTTCGCAAGTGGGCATCGAGTATGACAGGGCCGACCGCATTGCTGGTGAAAGCAAGTTTCCGCTCAAGTCGATGATAATGCTGGCGGTTGACGGTGTACTCAACCACTCGCTCCTGCCCCTGCGACTGGCCTCTATTGCGGGGCTTGTCATCGGCCTGCTCAGCTTCCTGCTGACATTCGGCTATCTGCTCGGCAGCCTTGTTCTGGGGCAGGAATGGCCGGCCGGCTTCGCGACAACTACCATCCTGTTGCTGATGTCCATTTCAATCAATGCAATCTTCATGGGCATTATCGGTGAATATCTTGGCCGCATATTCCTGCAATCCAAGAGTTCATCGCAGCCGATTGTTCAGACAAGCCTGAACTTCACTGAGCGTAAGATCAATCCGGCCGGCGAAATACAGCAAGACGCGTGA